A window of Nicotiana tabacum cultivar K326 chromosome 24, ASM71507v2, whole genome shotgun sequence contains these coding sequences:
- the LOC107817649 gene encoding uncharacterized protein LOC107817649, which produces MPDNVKWDDDTHIIFLELCEQEEIFQHPGETIHNVLKANYELARDIIRPHQNYNDGAGAHKPCNSRYLPFFRDCIGALDGTHVKARLPQGQAIPYIDRKGYPTQNILVVVDFNMCFIFAWVGWEEAAHDSRIFGEALRRPELNFPRPIGNKYYLVDAGYLHMKGYMAPYKGDSVRYHLAQFCRGATRQLREPRGRIENFNYLHSSCRNIVERTFGVWKARWSILRDMPFYHIDTQRDIVLATMAIHNYIRKKCNIDYAFRAAENERYVPSVDPDVGTFFRANNNINAKNVEEQSDLVWMGLRDLIANEICEVYL; this is translated from the exons ATGCCGGACAATGTTAAGTGGGACGATGATACACATATTATATTTCTTGAGTTGTGTGAGCAAGAg GAAATCTTTCAACATCCGGGAGAAACAATTCATAATGTTTTAAAGGCCAATTATGAACTTGCAAGAGATATAATTAGACCACATCAAAATTATAATGATGGTGCAGGAGCTCACAAGCCATGTAATAGTCGATATCTCCCTTTCTTTAGA GATTGTATTGGAGCACTTGATGGCACACATGTTAAAGCAAGATTACCGCAAGGTCAAGCGATACCATATATTGACCGTAAAGGTTATCCGACTCAAAATATTCTTGTTGTCGTAGATTTTAATATGTGTTTTATATTTGCATGGGTTGGGTGGGAAGAAGCAGCTCACGATAGTCGTATATTTGGTGAGGCCCTTCGTAGACCAGAACTCAACTTTCCACGTCCAATTGGAAATAAGTATTATCTAGTTGATGCAGGATATCTGCATATGAAGGGATATATGGCTCCATACAAAGGAGATAGTGTGAGATATCACCTAGCACAATTCTGTCGCGGTGCAACAAGACAATTGCGAGAACCAAGAGGGAGAATTGAAAATTTTAACTATTTGCATTCTTCTTGTAGAAATATTGTAGAGCGCACATTTGGGGTTTGGAAAGCAAGATGGTCTATTTTGCGAGACATGCCTTTCTATCACATTGACACTCAAAGAGACATCGTACTTGCTACTATGGCCATTCATAACTATATTAGAAAGAAATGCAATATAGATTATGCATTCCGAGCAGCTGAGAATGAGAGATATGTTCCATCTGTTGATCCTGATGTTGGTACATTTTTTAGAgctaataataatataaatgcgAAAAATGTGGAAGAGCAAAGTGATCTTGTTTGGATGGGTCTTCGTGATTTGATTGCCAATGAAATTTGTGAAGTATACTTGTAG